One window of Aliarcobacter lanthieri genomic DNA carries:
- a CDS encoding conjugal transfer protein TraH codes for MKKIIITIALLVSFSNASLKDFADGVVNVKESGGTINTRDRTILYGGGYTMKVPNVTLTPFQVKAPSLKAGCGGIDMVFGSLGFLDKEQFVKFAEGIMAAAPGVAFDLALKTLCPSCSETLKALQSMANQINNMSLDSCQAATALGNSALEAIVGNNTKEELSNNSVNNFFKGVNEQYLKPATDSLSKGNSWLSSLGADINKPKVIQFITQTSGNYQDSLLRYLIKDISYINGLDNDILRTITGDIVIASIASGDNPTILNFLPSLNAESYNESYALVSSANLKSNTEKIINRLMGYGDDIPYTYNSSGKMVSNSFSKGHLKEAYTKKVNDIATKIVNRIALSESELQFLGYFNFPVYKIFNTLGNNEYTQQILLESSEKLAQMLSAQIIYELLIKVNHVIQLQSGGVLTYGDRISKLAFTPKEHLKEMLDLLSQHSRIGAGVAYRIYVKAYRDFISNLNQNESIQKARELKNLVMIRTNPSFLDNLMFLETINK; via the coding sequence ATGAAGAAAATTATTATAACTATTGCATTATTAGTAAGTTTTTCTAATGCAAGTTTAAAAGATTTTGCAGATGGAGTTGTAAATGTCAAAGAGAGTGGAGGCACTATAAATACAAGAGATAGAACAATACTTTATGGTGGTGGTTATACTATGAAAGTTCCAAATGTAACTCTAACACCGTTTCAAGTTAAAGCACCTAGTTTAAAAGCAGGTTGTGGTGGTATAGATATGGTTTTTGGTTCTTTAGGATTTTTAGATAAAGAGCAATTTGTAAAATTTGCAGAGGGAATAATGGCAGCAGCTCCAGGAGTTGCTTTTGATTTAGCTTTAAAAACTTTATGTCCATCTTGTTCAGAAACTTTAAAAGCTTTACAATCTATGGCAAATCAGATTAATAATATGAGTTTAGATAGTTGTCAAGCAGCAACTGCATTAGGTAATTCAGCTTTAGAAGCTATTGTTGGAAATAATACAAAAGAAGAACTTTCAAATAATTCTGTAAATAATTTTTTTAAAGGTGTAAATGAACAATATTTAAAACCAGCAACTGATTCTTTATCAAAAGGAAATAGTTGGTTATCATCTTTAGGAGCTGACATTAATAAGCCTAAAGTAATTCAATTTATAACACAAACAAGTGGAAATTATCAAGATTCTTTACTTAGATATTTGATAAAAGATATATCGTATATAAATGGGCTTGATAATGATATCTTAAGAACAATAACTGGGGATATAGTTATTGCATCAATAGCAAGTGGAGATAATCCTACAATATTAAATTTTTTACCTAGTTTAAATGCAGAATCATATAATGAATCATATGCATTAGTTAGTAGTGCTAATTTAAAATCAAATACTGAAAAAATTATTAATAGACTTATGGGGTATGGTGATGATATTCCTTATACATATAACAGTTCAGGCAAGATGGTTTCAAATTCTTTTTCTAAAGGACATTTAAAAGAAGCATATACAAAAAAAGTAAATGATATTGCCACAAAAATTGTAAATAGAATAGCTTTATCAGAAAGTGAACTTCAATTTCTGGGATATTTTAATTTTCCTGTTTACAAGATTTTTAATACTTTAGGTAATAATGAATACACTCAACAAATTTTGCTTGAAAGTAGTGAGAAGTTGGCACAAATGCTTTCTGCACAAATTATTTATGAATTACTTATAAAAGTTAATCATGTGATTCAACTTCAATCAGGAGGGGTTCTTACTTATGGAGATAGAATAAGTAAACTTGCATTTACACCTAAAGAACATTTAAAAGAAATGCTAGATCTTTTATCACAACATTCAAGAATAGGTGCAGGGGTAGCTTATAGAATTTATGTAAAAGCTTACAGAGATTTTATAAGTAACTTAAATCAAAATGAATCTATACAAAAAGCTAGAGAATTAAAAAATCTTGTGATGATTAGAACAAACCCTAGTTTTTTAGATAATTTAATGTTTTTAGAAACAATAAATAAATAG
- a CDS encoding TraK domain-containing protein, with product MKKNKKLLVSSLFLIASSLYSNEIDANLKKIEHSLSFKFVDVSKTDVNRIVCENGEIGKIVYSKDKELTIQKDGENAFVKLSPVTTRSNGIIVDTIVNDFIRDVYVECSKKIYSLNLTPKDISAQTILLFDNNTKKDNQEAKRFEKSNSFEKTLIDIIKSIYKEKEPDGYISKLLPPKTIKFSELELTPTKTYSGNDYFVYEYRIKALKDLDLDEKMFINFVASNPLALALTQLNIEKNKEARLFVISNASPDPISIEEKTNNYFKSLEELKIDEENIKKETSHVISPNESIETNIKDTSNEILDEEWMK from the coding sequence ATGAAAAAAAATAAAAAACTCTTAGTAAGTTCTTTATTTTTGATTGCTTCTAGTTTGTATTCAAATGAAATAGATGCAAATCTAAAAAAGATCGAACACTCTTTATCATTTAAATTTGTTGATGTTTCAAAAACAGATGTAAATAGGATAGTTTGTGAAAATGGTGAGATAGGAAAAATTGTTTATTCAAAAGACAAAGAACTAACAATACAAAAAGATGGTGAAAATGCTTTTGTAAAGCTATCTCCTGTAACAACTAGATCAAATGGAATCATAGTTGATACCATAGTAAATGATTTCATAAGAGATGTTTATGTTGAATGTAGCAAGAAAATATACTCATTAAATTTAACTCCTAAAGATATATCGGCACAAACTATACTTCTTTTTGACAATAACACAAAAAAAGACAATCAGGAAGCTAAGAGATTTGAAAAATCAAATTCTTTTGAAAAAACACTCATTGATATTATTAAATCAATCTATAAAGAAAAAGAACCTGATGGATATATATCAAAACTTTTGCCTCCAAAAACTATTAAATTTAGTGAATTAGAACTTACTCCTACAAAAACTTATTCAGGGAATGATTATTTTGTTTATGAATATAGAATAAAAGCTCTTAAAGACTTAGACCTTGATGAAAAAATGTTTATAAATTTTGTTGCTAGTAATCCATTAGCTTTAGCTTTAACTCAATTAAATATTGAGAAAAATAAAGAGGCAAGATTATTTGTTATTTCAAATGCTAGTCCTGATCCGATAAGTATAGAAGAAAAAACAAATAATTACTTTAAATCTTTGGAAGAACTAAAAATTGATGAAGAAAATATAAAAAAAGAGACTAGCCATGTAATTTCTCCAAATGAAAGTATCGAAACAAATATTAAAGATACTTCAAATGAAATATTAGACGAGGAGTGGATGAAATGA
- a CDS encoding TraB/VirB10 family protein, whose protein sequence is MKEKFESSKKKQWIISATALAAGFIVIVLGSSLLSGDAQKEREKKILEMPQVKYLDADKLEKDSFKETYGKQLTSVQQKQDQLDKQLKDLNRLLEENKRNEIDKIHDEKQKVDNFSSNNILNNLVTQIPPLEDMQRDINSQENSTESSKIEVKVEDGFLMIDGKESNEDDLNLSQNQNKNSQNITKKKKITIPAGSFAKVILLNGLDAPAGANAKSEPHPVILRITNNANLPNNFKSDIKECRAVAGGYGELSSERAIIRVEGLVCIANDGTTYESKPDTFGFVTGEDGKIGLAGRVVTKQGAILARTMAAGFVEGLGEVFKESSSTVNTSGIGVTSTIDPNKATQVGLYSGVGKGSEKLSEYYLKLNDQMFSIIEINVGREGDVLFNKTVVLEEIKEGETANEG, encoded by the coding sequence ATGAAAGAAAAATTTGAATCCTCTAAAAAAAAGCAATGGATTATAAGTGCAACTGCCTTAGCAGCTGGATTTATAGTTATTGTTTTAGGTAGTTCTTTGCTAAGTGGAGATGCACAAAAAGAAAGAGAAAAGAAAATATTAGAAATGCCTCAAGTAAAGTATCTTGACGCTGATAAACTTGAGAAAGACTCGTTTAAAGAGACTTATGGAAAGCAATTAACTTCTGTTCAACAAAAACAAGATCAACTAGATAAACAACTTAAAGATCTAAATAGATTATTGGAAGAAAATAAAAGAAATGAGATTGACAAAATACATGATGAAAAACAAAAAGTAGATAATTTTTCATCAAATAATATTTTAAATAATTTAGTTACACAAATTCCGCCATTAGAAGATATGCAAAGAGATATAAATTCACAAGAAAACTCTACAGAATCATCAAAAATAGAAGTTAAAGTAGAAGATGGATTTTTAATGATTGATGGAAAAGAAAGTAATGAAGATGATTTGAATTTATCACAAAATCAAAATAAAAACTCACAAAATATAACTAAAAAGAAAAAGATAACTATTCCTGCAGGAAGTTTTGCGAAAGTTATTTTATTAAATGGACTTGATGCCCCAGCTGGTGCTAATGCAAAAAGCGAACCTCACCCAGTTATTTTAAGAATAACAAATAATGCAAATTTACCAAATAACTTTAAATCTGACATAAAAGAGTGTAGGGCTGTTGCTGGTGGTTATGGAGAATTATCAAGTGAAAGAGCAATTATTAGAGTAGAAGGACTTGTATGTATTGCAAATGATGGAACTACCTATGAAAGTAAACCTGATACTTTTGGATTTGTAACTGGTGAAGATGGAAAAATAGGTCTTGCAGGAAGAGTTGTTACAAAACAAGGAGCAATTCTTGCAAGAACAATGGCGGCTGGATTCGTAGAAGGTTTAGGAGAAGTTTTTAAAGAGTCATCATCTACTGTTAATACTTCAGGAATAGGTGTAACTTCTACAATAGATCCAAATAAGGCAACTCAAGTTGGTCTTTACTCTGGAGTAGGTAAAGGATCTGAAAAGCTTAGTGAATATTATCTGAAACTAAATGATCAAATGTTTTCAATTATTGAAATTAATGTGGGTAGAGAAGGTGATGTTTTATTTAATAAAACTGTTGTTTTAGAAGAAATTAAAGAAGGAGAAACAGCAAATGAAGGCTAA
- a CDS encoding TraV family lipoprotein, which produces MIRKTLLIGLVSSIFILTGCAEKNNTENVGLKKVSQEEKFIKIDSLYEKERKAFLSETMYSPKIPVKTPDKILRILFMPYVDEDMNLQTENFHFVKVDDGRWILGEYLNGQDRTNSPKNLTPLK; this is translated from the coding sequence ATGATAAGAAAAACATTATTGATAGGATTAGTTTCAAGTATATTTATTTTAACAGGGTGTGCAGAGAAAAACAATACTGAAAATGTTGGCTTAAAAAAAGTTTCACAAGAAGAAAAATTTATAAAAATTGATTCTTTATATGAAAAAGAGAGAAAAGCTTTTCTTAGTGAGACTATGTACTCTCCAAAAATACCAGTAAAGACACCAGATAAAATTCTTAGAATACTTTTTATGCCTTATGTTGATGAGGATATGAACCTACAAACAGAGAATTTTCATTTTGTAAAAGTTGATGATGGAAGATGGATTTTGGGTGAATATCTTAATGGGCAAGATAGAACAAATAGTCCAAAGAATTTAACACCATTAAAGTAA
- a CDS encoding TraC family protein has protein sequence MSNLPLNEWSKMYDREKITDYLSIIDYDNKNKVWITNDGGFGLIYDCSPLIYASDNTASSLLSALQVLPQNAYVQVILFASPNVTSIVDKWEFFNTRDEALSKELTKTYKEFLEQKVKEDITPSYNSPLRNFKLLLTVKIGGKEKLTPLFSDIFKLNVKSFTQIFKKEKSDEEIENDRKINNLELRKKYLDLLTIKSQLAGSLRQAGLAPEHIKPNELIKFYYEVLNQNHDFRDTPKWDGSDFNNFLFANDNTVEVKSKEIICDKKYIKTLSVKEYPENWKFGDIIKYTGDILTNQNHTTPFIITMNIKKLNDIEGKDKIFRSAAATNSQQMPYSLFPKLRLIHKDLNYGMDKLQKGAVPYYFTMQIAIYGEDSEQVNTSFGRTKSYFKTLSFGLEEDNYVVLPALLSMLPLGYDSTIQEFLGNERGRVVFAENISELMPVAGEFLGQKMQVPLVSAKGQLFGIDLFANKAGGFNAFTIGMTGSGKSVWMQWLALNYYISNNKIWIIDIGGSYKNMCESFGGQYIEFDKTNPISLNPFTSITDKEMLDEYMEFIVSLYLLIGLPKSKTLSDEWEKLMKLHLNNAIESSYIKYGTDSCVDTVIESLEGIYSNTQDNRLRDIISHLSLFATGKIYGKVLNGRSSVNFNSDLIVLECGQLEMMPDLLNPVLMVLTFQISKEIYLAELNKTNQDKKNIVIMDEAHKFLGKSEHIEMFIEQAYRRFRKHGASMIVGTQSYEDLLGDGGSYSKAGRVIIDNSYYNFFLMQKSTSREKIKKSGLYPMSDYENLIFDSLAPVDGEYGEVYVITDRFRAKARVVLNKFLQAMLFTNADDRMIINSYIEQGLSRLEAVKALEEYKKREGR, from the coding sequence ATGAGCAACTTACCTTTAAATGAATGGTCAAAAATGTATGATAGAGAGAAAATTACAGATTATCTCTCTATTATAGATTATGACAATAAAAATAAAGTTTGGATAACAAATGATGGTGGCTTTGGATTAATTTATGATTGTAGCCCTTTAATTTATGCTAGTGACAATACAGCTAGTTCATTATTGTCAGCCTTGCAAGTTTTACCACAAAATGCTTATGTTCAAGTGATTTTATTTGCAAGTCCAAATGTAACATCAATAGTTGATAAATGGGAGTTTTTCAATACTAGGGATGAAGCATTATCAAAAGAGCTCACAAAAACATATAAGGAGTTTTTAGAGCAAAAAGTAAAAGAAGACATTACTCCTTCGTATAACTCTCCTCTTAGAAATTTTAAACTTCTTTTAACAGTTAAAATCGGTGGAAAAGAGAAATTAACACCTCTTTTTTCTGATATTTTTAAATTAAATGTTAAATCGTTTACTCAAATATTTAAAAAAGAAAAATCAGATGAAGAGATTGAAAATGATAGAAAAATTAATAATTTAGAGTTAAGAAAGAAATATTTAGATTTATTGACAATCAAATCTCAACTTGCTGGTTCTTTAAGACAAGCTGGTTTAGCACCTGAACATATAAAGCCAAATGAGTTAATTAAATTTTACTATGAAGTTTTAAATCAAAATCATGATTTTAGAGATACACCAAAATGGGATGGAAGTGATTTTAATAACTTTCTTTTTGCAAACGATAATACTGTAGAAGTTAAAAGTAAGGAAATTATTTGTGATAAAAAATATATAAAAACATTAAGTGTGAAAGAATATCCTGAAAACTGGAAATTTGGCGATATTATTAAATATACTGGGGATATTCTAACAAACCAAAATCATACAACACCTTTTATCATTACTATGAATATCAAAAAATTAAATGATATTGAAGGAAAAGATAAAATTTTTAGATCAGCTGCTGCAACAAATTCACAACAAATGCCTTACTCTTTATTCCCAAAATTGAGATTAATACATAAAGATCTTAATTATGGAATGGATAAATTACAAAAAGGAGCTGTTCCATATTATTTTACTATGCAAATAGCAATATATGGAGAAGATAGTGAGCAAGTTAATACTTCTTTTGGTCGAACAAAATCATATTTTAAAACATTAAGTTTTGGTTTAGAAGAGGATAACTATGTAGTTTTACCTGCATTATTGTCTATGTTGCCTCTTGGTTATGATAGTACTATTCAAGAATTTTTAGGCAATGAAAGAGGAAGAGTAGTATTTGCAGAAAATATTTCAGAATTAATGCCAGTTGCAGGTGAATTTTTAGGTCAAAAAATGCAAGTTCCTTTGGTATCAGCAAAAGGACAATTATTTGGAATAGATTTATTTGCAAATAAAGCAGGTGGTTTTAATGCTTTTACTATTGGAATGACTGGTTCTGGAAAATCTGTTTGGATGCAATGGTTAGCTTTAAATTACTATATTTCTAATAATAAAATTTGGATTATTGATATTGGAGGTTCTTATAAAAATATGTGTGAGTCCTTTGGTGGACAATATATTGAATTTGATAAAACCAATCCTATCTCTCTAAATCCTTTTACATCAATTACAGATAAAGAGATGCTTGATGAGTATATGGAATTTATAGTATCTCTTTACCTTTTAATTGGATTACCTAAGTCTAAAACATTATCTGATGAATGGGAAAAGTTAATGAAACTTCATCTTAATAATGCAATTGAATCAAGTTATATTAAATATGGGACTGATAGTTGTGTTGATACAGTAATAGAAAGTCTTGAGGGTATATATAGTAATACACAAGATAATAGGCTTAGAGATATTATTAGTCATTTATCTCTTTTTGCAACTGGAAAAATTTATGGAAAAGTATTAAATGGAAGATCTTCTGTTAATTTTAATTCAGATTTGATTGTATTAGAGTGTGGGCAATTAGAAATGATGCCTGATTTATTAAATCCTGTTCTTATGGTTCTTACTTTTCAAATATCTAAAGAAATATATCTAGCTGAATTAAATAAAACCAATCAAGACAAAAAGAATATTGTAATTATGGATGAAGCTCATAAGTTTTTAGGTAAATCTGAACATATAGAGATGTTTATTGAACAAGCGTATAGAAGATTTAGAAAACATGGAGCTTCTATGATTGTTGGTACTCAATCATATGAAGATTTACTTGGAGATGGTGGTTCTTATTCAAAAGCAGGTCGTGTAATTATAGATAATAGCTACTATAACTTCTTTTTGATGCAAAAATCTACTTCTAGAGAGAAGATTAAGAAATCTGGTTTGTATCCAATGAGTGATTATGAAAATCTTATATTTGATAGCTTAGCACCAGTCGATGGAGAATATGGAGAAGTTTATGTAATTACAGATAGATTTAGGGCTAAAGCGAGAGTTGTTTTAAATAAATTCTTACAAGCAATGTTATTTACAAATGCTGATGATAGGATGATTATTAACTCTTATATCGAACAAGGATTAAGTAGATTAGAAGCTGTAAAAGCTTTAGAAGAATATAAAAAAAGAGAAGGAAGATAA
- a CDS encoding S26 family signal peptidase has translation MLNNIRTVLKSKLFYTLVVLIFIVPFLYEKLPIRVDITQQNSLPQKIWLTYSDLTVESDYVLFIPPKTKYTLSSNIEYLKKISCNEDDLLVVDENRDYFCNDKYIGTASKYDGNKNLIENFVFNGIIPKNKYFVTGTHPLSHDSKYFGFIDKSQILRKAIPIY, from the coding sequence ATGTTAAATAATATTAGAACAGTTTTAAAAAGCAAACTATTTTATACATTAGTTGTATTAATTTTTATAGTACCTTTTTTATATGAAAAACTACCTATTAGAGTTGATATAACTCAACAAAATAGTTTACCTCAAAAAATATGGCTAACTTATAGTGATTTAACTGTAGAGAGCGATTATGTTCTATTTATTCCTCCTAAAACAAAATATACATTGAGTTCTAATATAGAATATTTAAAAAAGATTTCTTGTAATGAAGATGATTTATTAGTTGTTGATGAGAATAGAGATTATTTTTGTAATGATAAATATATTGGAACAGCAAGTAAATATGATGGTAATAAAAACCTGATAGAGAATTTTGTGTTTAATGGAATTATTCCTAAAAATAAATATTTTGTTACAGGAACACATCCATTAAGCCATGATAGTAAATATTTTGGATTTATTGATAAATCTCAAATATTAAGAAAAGCTATACCAATTTATTGA